A portion of the Lolium rigidum isolate FL_2022 chromosome 1, APGP_CSIRO_Lrig_0.1, whole genome shotgun sequence genome contains these proteins:
- the LOC124683337 gene encoding inactive anthranilate O-methyltransferase 1-like: MAPSTAMASKQIVYMNNGQGETSYACNSQIQGGAQNKMKPPIEAAINDLRSSTTSLLPAQMLIADLGCSSGPNALELVSVAAEAINRHCDKLQQPPPEVCLFLNDLPGNDFNIVVKSLHTLRQRSSSTVTTGVIPGSFYERLFTTGSMHLFCSSNSLHWLSEVPEVLWKNQIPAYDIDENVRRERLPIVIEAYAQQFRKDFKNFLNLRATELVEGGHMVLSLIGRRPNDSTSEFSDLWEIVAKILRAMASEGVIDKAKFESFYVPMYAPSDQELRDIIQEEGSFCTKDLMVHDLKIFVDKSTINASWALNQIRAVFEPIIVQHFGDVMDEFVRTAEQRWSQEGSLQDEFVRHQTVAFIMSLTKA, from the exons ATGGCTCCAAGCACAGCCATGGCCTCCAAGCAGATAGTGTATATGAATAACGGACAGGGGGAAACAAGCTATGCCTGCAACTCCCAAATTCAG GGCGGTGCGCAGAACAAGATGAAGCCCCCGATAGAAGCGGCCATCAACGATTTGCGCAGCAGCACCACCAGCTTGCTCCCCGCACAGATGCTGATCGCGGACTTGGGCTGCTCCTCTGGCCCAAACGCGCTAGAACTGGTATCGGTTGCCGCTGAGGCCATCAACAGACACTGCGATAAGCTCCAGCAGCCACCGCCAGAAGTGTGCTTGTTCCTAAACGACCTACCTGGCAATGACTTCAACATCGTGGTGAAGAGCTTGCACACACTCCGCCAACGTAGTAGTTCTACTGTTACGACCGGCGTCATACCGGGGTCGTTCTACGAGAGGCTTTTCACTACTGGCTCCATGCATCTTTTCTGTTCGTCCAACAGCCTGCATTGGCTCTCAGAG GTGCCTGAAGTTCTTTGGAAGAACCAGATTCCGGCATACGACATCGATGAGAATGTTAGGCGTGAAAGGCTCCCTATAGTCATTGAAGCTTATGCCCAGCAGTTCAGGAAAGACTTCAAAAATTTCCTAAATCTTAGAGCCACGGAATTGGTCGAAGGTGGCCATATGGTTCTTTCCCTTATAGGCAGGCGTCCTAATGACTCCACCTCTGAATTCTCTGATCTTTGGGAAATCGTTGCTAAGATTCTACGTGCCATGGCCTCAGAG GGTGTGATCGACAAGGCAAAGTTCGAATCTTTTTATGTGCCGATGTATGCACCTTCCGACCAAGAGCTGAGGGATATCATCCAAGAAGAGGGGTCCTTTTGCACCAAGGATTTGATGGTGCATGACTTAAAAATATTTGTAGACAAATCGACCATCAACGCAAGCTGGGCACTAAACCAGATCAGGGCCGTATTTGAGCCGATAATTGTGCAACACTTTGGAGACGTGATGGATGAGTTTGTGAGGACCGCGGAGCAGCGCTGGAGCCAGGAGGGAAGCTTGCAGGACGAGTTTGTCAGACACCAAACAGTCGCGTTTATCATGTCATTGACGAAGGCATGA